A window from Nomascus leucogenys isolate Asia chromosome 24, Asia_NLE_v1, whole genome shotgun sequence encodes these proteins:
- the ANGPTL7 gene encoding angiopoietin-related protein 7, with product MLKKPLSAVTWLCIFIVAFVSHPAWLQKPSKRKTPAQLKAANCCEEVKELKAQVANLSSLLSELNKKQERDWVSVVMQVMELESNSKRMESRLTDAESKYSEMNNQIDIMQLQAAQTVTQTSADAIYDCSSLYQKNYRISGAYKLPPDDFLGSPELEVFCDMETSGGGWTIIQRRKSGLVSFYRDWKQYKQGFGSIRGDFWLGNEHIHRLSRQPTRLRVEMEDWEGNLRYAEYSHFVLGNELNSYRLFLGNYTGNVGNDALQYHNNTAFSTKDKDNDNCLDKCAQLRKGGYWYNCCTDSNLNGVYYRLGEHNKHLDGITWYGWHGSTYSLKWVEMKIRPEDFKP from the exons ATGCTGAAAAAGCCTCTCTCAGCTGTGACCTGGCTCTGCATTTTCATCGTGGCCTTTGTCAGCCACCCAGCGTGGCTGCAGAAGCCCTCTAAGCGCAAGACACCAGCACAGCTCAAAGCGGCCAACTGCTGTGAGGAGGTGAAGGAGCTCAAGGCCCAAGTCGCCAACCTTAGCAGCCTGCTGAGTGAACTGAACAAGAAGCAGGAGAGGGACTGGGTCAGCGTGGTCATGCAGGTGATGGAGCTGGAGAGCAACAGCAAGCGCATGGAGTCGCGGCTCACAGATGCTGAGAGCAAGTACTCCGAGATGAACAACCAAATCGACATCATGCAGCTGCAGGCAGCACAGACGGTCACTCAGACCTCCGCAG ATGCCATCTACGACTGCTCTTCCCTCTACCAGAAGAACTACCGCATCTCTGGAGCGTATAAGCTTCCTCCTGATGACTTCCTGGGCAGCCCTGAACTGGAG GTGTTCTGTGACATGGAGACTTCAGGCGGAGGCTGGACCATCATCCAGAGACGAAAAAGTGGCCTTGTCTCCTTCTATCGGGACTGGAAGCAGTACAAGCAGGGCTTTGGCAGCATCCGTGGGGACTTCTGGCTGGGGAACGAACACATCCACCGGCTCTCCAGACAGCCAACACGGCTGCGTGTAGAGATGGAG GACTGGGAGGGCAACCTGCGCTACGCTGAGTACAGCCACTTTGTTCTGGGCAATGAACTCAACAGCTATCGCCTCTTCCTGGGGAACTACACTGGCAATGTGGGGAACGACGCCCTCCAGTATCATAACAACACAGCCTTCAGCACCAAGGACAAGGACAATGACAACTGCTTGGACAAGTGTGCACAGCTCCGCAAAG GTGGCTACTGGTACAACTGCTGCACAGACTCCAACCTCAATGGAGTGTACTACCGCCTGGGCGAGCACAATAAGCACCTGGATGGCATCACCTGGTACGGCTGGCATGGATCTACCTACTCCCTCAAATGGGTAGAGATGAAAATCCGCCCAGAAGACTTCAAGCCTTAA